A window of Acinetobacter sp. TR3 contains these coding sequences:
- a CDS encoding rhodanese-like domain-containing protein, producing MERWLEFMGNHPFLFGALGVLIVLFFILEGQRNGRKISPQSLGILVKAKNAMLIDLRDAKDFRDGHISGSQNIPYSQITSHIDELKASDRPLVFICNLGQVAGSALQKVAHTDSYRLDGGISNWKAQGLPLVKSKTKA from the coding sequence GTGGAACGCTGGTTAGAGTTTATGGGGAATCACCCCTTCTTGTTTGGTGCGCTCGGCGTGTTAATTGTGTTGTTCTTTATTTTAGAAGGACAACGTAATGGTCGTAAAATTTCACCACAATCACTTGGTATTTTGGTCAAGGCAAAAAATGCCATGTTGATCGACTTACGTGATGCGAAAGATTTCCGTGATGGCCATATCAGTGGTAGTCAAAATATTCCATATAGCCAAATCACTAGTCACATTGATGAGTTAAAAGCAAGTGATCGTCCATTGGTATTTATTTGTAACTTAGGGCAAGTTGCAGGCTCTGCATTGCAAAAAGTTGCTCATACGGATAGCTATCGTTTAGATGGTGGTATTAGCAACTGGAAAGCTCAAGGCTTACCTTTAGTAAAAAGTAAAACCAAAGCTTAA
- the grxC gene encoding glutaredoxin 3, with protein sequence MTTSNVTIYSTLSCPYCVRAKQLLERKGVAYKEINLSNEAPEVRIELMQRTNHRTVPQIFIKDQFIGGFDQLYALEREGKLDQLLA encoded by the coding sequence ATGACAACCTCAAACGTCACAATTTATTCAACGCTTTCTTGTCCATATTGCGTACGCGCAAAACAATTATTGGAGCGTAAAGGCGTTGCTTATAAAGAAATTAATCTTTCCAACGAAGCCCCTGAAGTTCGTATTGAGTTAATGCAACGTACCAATCATCGTACTGTGCCTCAAATTTTTATTAAAGATCAATTTATCGGTGGTTTTGATCAACTTTATGCCTTAGAGCGTGAAGGTAAACTTGACCAATTATTAGCTTAA
- the secB gene encoding protein-export chaperone SecB has product MSEEQVQPQLALERIYTKDISFEVPGAQVFTKQWQPELNINLSSSAEKIDPTHYEVSLKVVVQANNENETAFIVDVTQSGIFLIDGVEEDRLPYILGAYCPNILFPFLRESVNDLVTKGSFPQLLLTPINFDAEFEANMQRLQADADAQGQA; this is encoded by the coding sequence ATGAGCGAAGAACAAGTTCAACCACAACTCGCGTTAGAACGTATTTATACAAAAGACATTTCTTTTGAGGTTCCTGGTGCGCAAGTATTTACCAAACAATGGCAACCAGAACTCAATATCAATTTATCTTCTTCAGCAGAAAAAATTGATCCAACACACTACGAAGTGTCTTTAAAAGTTGTGGTTCAAGCAAATAATGAAAATGAAACTGCGTTCATCGTTGATGTAACTCAATCAGGTATTTTCCTTATTGATGGTGTAGAAGAAGATCGCCTTCCTTACATCTTAGGTGCATACTGCCCAAATATTCTATTCCCATTCTTACGTGAGTCTGTAAATGACTTAGTCACTAAGGGTAGCTTCCCACAATTGTTACTTACACCAATTAACTTTGATGCTGAGTTCGAAGCAAACATGCAACGTTTACAAGCGGATGCTGATGCACAGGGTCAAGCATAA
- a CDS encoding alpha-ketoglutarate-dependent dioxygenase AlkB family protein: MQLFDIDADPSHNYLPYQGTVQYYGKVIPNLRADDYFDKLMQNIEWENDQAIIFGRKIITKRKVAWYGDQAFEYTYSNINKYALPWTKELLELKVLVESLTGELFNSCLLNLYHTGEEGMAWHSDDETDLKRDGAIASLSFGAERKFAFKHKHSKEKIELYLEHGSLLVMKDTTQSYWLHRLPPTKKVTTPRVNLTFRTIID, translated from the coding sequence ATGCAGCTATTTGATATTGATGCGGATCCAAGTCATAACTATTTACCCTATCAAGGCACTGTTCAATATTATGGAAAAGTAATTCCAAATTTGAGAGCAGATGATTATTTTGACAAGCTCATGCAAAATATTGAATGGGAAAATGATCAAGCAATCATTTTTGGGCGAAAAATCATCACCAAAAGAAAAGTGGCTTGGTATGGTGATCAGGCATTTGAATATACCTATTCAAATATCAATAAATACGCGTTGCCTTGGACAAAAGAATTACTCGAATTAAAGGTACTTGTCGAAAGTTTAACAGGTGAATTATTCAACTCATGCCTGCTCAATCTTTATCACACAGGTGAAGAAGGCATGGCTTGGCATAGTGATGATGAAACAGATCTTAAAAGAGATGGTGCCATCGCTTCACTCAGTTTTGGTGCAGAAAGAAAATTTGCATTTAAACATAAACATAGCAAAGAAAAAATCGAGTTGTACTTAGAGCATGGCAGTTTATTGGTCATGAAAGATACAACACAAAGCTACTGGCTACATCGTTTACCACCAACTAAGAAAGTGACCACACCTAGAGTTAATTTGACTTTCAGAACAATTATCGATTGA
- a CDS encoding bifunctional transcriptional activator/DNA repair enzyme AdaA, which translates to MSSQQHYQKVAQAIAYIQQNFQQQPQLEEVAAHIHLSPAHFQRLFTEWVGTSPKKFLQYTSIEYAKQILKQQQGSIFDATFATGLSSTSRLHDLFLQIEGMTPAEYKNGGAALTISYQFAETLFGEVLVASTSKGICALTFVENPTEALQHLKAQFPKAKFVAQSDSLQQSALALFQIDQNQLAKIKLHLKGTVFQLKVWQSLLKIPMGQLTTYGELAKSIDHPKASRAVGTAIGSNPIAFLIPCHRVIQATGALGGYEWGQVRKTAMIAWEGVHSHAAI; encoded by the coding sequence ATGTCCTCACAACAACATTATCAAAAAGTTGCTCAAGCAATTGCTTATATTCAACAAAATTTTCAGCAGCAGCCACAACTTGAAGAGGTGGCAGCTCATATTCATTTGAGTCCAGCTCATTTCCAGCGTCTATTTACGGAATGGGTGGGGACGAGCCCTAAGAAATTTTTACAATATACCAGTATTGAATATGCAAAACAGATTCTGAAGCAGCAACAGGGCAGTATCTTTGATGCGACTTTTGCCACAGGTTTATCGAGTACCAGTCGATTACACGATCTTTTCCTTCAGATTGAAGGAATGACGCCTGCTGAATATAAAAATGGTGGTGCAGCTTTAACAATTTCTTATCAATTTGCAGAAACTTTGTTTGGTGAAGTCTTGGTCGCTTCAACATCCAAGGGAATTTGTGCTTTAACATTTGTGGAAAATCCAACAGAAGCTTTGCAGCATTTAAAAGCGCAATTTCCTAAAGCAAAGTTTGTCGCTCAATCAGATTCACTTCAGCAAAGTGCTTTGGCACTGTTCCAAATAGATCAAAACCAATTGGCCAAAATTAAATTACATTTAAAAGGAACTGTATTCCAGTTGAAGGTTTGGCAATCTTTACTCAAAATTCCAATGGGTCAACTCACGACTTATGGAGAGCTTGCAAAATCGATTGATCATCCTAAAGCTTCACGTGCGGTGGGTACCGCAATTGGTAGTAATCCGATTGCTTTCTTGATCCCATGCCATCGTGTGATTCAAGCTACAGGTGCATTGGGTGGATATGAGTGGGGACAAGTGAGGAAAACGGCAATGATTGCATGGGAGGGTGTTCATAGTCATGCAGCTATTTGA